In a single window of the Nicotiana tomentosiformis chromosome 8, ASM39032v3, whole genome shotgun sequence genome:
- the LOC138897498 gene encoding uncharacterized protein, whose translation MLELLKDYDITILSHPGNANVVGDALSRKAVSMGSLAFIPVGERLLVSDVQALANQFDTVQHGDANDVTIGDDGVLRMQGPICVPNMDSLRELILEEAHSSQYSIHLGAAKMYQDFAVLESSAVTVKHTG comes from the exons atgttggagctgctaaaggactatgatattaccattctgtcTCATCCCGGGAATGCCAATGTGGTGggcgatgccttgagtagaaaggcagtgagtatgggtagccttgcattcattcctgttggtgagagactgctggtgtcagatgttcaggcattggccaatcaattt gacacggttcagcacggtgatgccaatgatgttactattggagatgatggagtgtTGCGGATGCAAGGTccgatttgtgtgcccaatatggatagcctacgtgagttgattcttgaggaggcccatagttcgcagtattctattcatttgggtgccgcaaagatgtatcaggacttcgcagttttggagagcagtgcagtgacGGTTaagcacacaggttga